Proteins encoded by one window of Candidatus Rokuibacteriota bacterium:
- a CDS encoding Crp/Fnr family transcriptional regulator — MVLASQNTSEAESPRRREPDLTGISQVGQPRALRKGQSLYLSGDTAGTVLLVKAGRLKLSRLSADGKELILALLEPGDLLALPRERAFRGSEPLVEALEPAVLVFVRQQDFEAFILARPDLAVAVIGQLTRRVRELEQRIEEMVFKDIPGRLATALLRLAAAYGSPEPSGGTAVGLRVTQQELANLIGASREMVNHALSAWKREGLIELHGRSIVIRRTDALEALESAR; from the coding sequence ATGGTTCTGGCGAGCCAGAACACGAGTGAGGCCGAGAGCCCGCGGCGGCGCGAACCCGATCTGACCGGGATCTCGCAAGTCGGCCAGCCCCGGGCCTTGCGCAAGGGCCAGTCCCTCTACCTCAGCGGCGACACGGCCGGCACCGTCCTCCTCGTGAAGGCCGGGCGGCTCAAGCTTTCCCGCCTCTCGGCCGACGGCAAGGAGCTGATTCTCGCGCTCCTGGAGCCCGGCGACCTCCTGGCGCTGCCGCGGGAACGGGCCTTCAGGGGCTCCGAACCGCTGGTCGAGGCCCTCGAGCCGGCCGTCCTCGTTTTTGTCCGTCAGCAGGACTTCGAGGCGTTCATCCTGGCGCGGCCGGACCTCGCGGTGGCGGTGATCGGCCAGCTCACCCGGCGGGTCCGCGAGCTGGAGCAGCGGATCGAGGAGATGGTCTTCAAGGACATCCCCGGACGGCTGGCCACGGCCCTGCTTCGGCTGGCCGCCGCCTACGGCAGCCCGGAGCCGAGCGGCGGGACAGCGGTCGGGCTACGGGTGACCCAGCAGGAGCTGGCGAACCTGATCGGGGCCAGCCGGGAGATGGTCAACCACGCGCTCTCGGCTTGGAAGCGTGAGGGCCTGATCGAGCTGCACGGGCGCTCCATCGTGATCCGACGGACCGACGCACTGGAAGCTCTGGAGTCGGCGCGATGA
- a CDS encoding c-type cytochrome: MRKWMAVALSVFVFVAVVPLPLLAQQKKEIKPGVYMETLKPGDNIDAAIARGRKLFNDLGCAGCHPRGGTIGGTAVAVDGTRMPIPIPDLRGAALHYPRIAGPGIVATVGILNDM, encoded by the coding sequence ATGAGGAAGTGGATGGCCGTAGCGCTGTCGGTGTTCGTCTTCGTTGCCGTTGTCCCTTTGCCGCTCCTCGCCCAGCAGAAGAAGGAGATCAAGCCGGGAGTCTACATGGAGACGCTGAAGCCCGGCGACAACATTGATGCCGCCATCGCGCGGGGACGGAAGCTGTTCAACGACCTGGGTTGCGCGGGCTGTCACCCGCGGGGTGGGACCATCGGGGGAACCGCCGTGGCCGTTGACGGGACCCGGATGCCCATCCCGATTCCGGACCTCCGCGGAGCGGCGCTGCACTACCCGCGGATCGCCGGTCCCGGGATCGTGGCGACGGTCGGGATCCTCAACGACATGTGA
- a CDS encoding cytochrome c, with product MKGWVWVGLAGAVGLVLVVATGRAQTTAKGDLALGESVYKEICFSCHGGKGDGKGPSWLNTMPRPQVFINTNYMARLTDQYLFDVVKYGKLAVIKRERKEGAPFQALAMPSFGHLFDDSEIRELIAFERAFRTGAPQSPTWREIFEDACATCHGKGGRGDGPRASSQQPAPAGFVSEVQPAPADYHDSRFMDRFSDDYLLALIKHGRMGATEVAGFDTMQPYGHVLSDDEIWGVVRYIRETFVNARKP from the coding sequence ATGAAGGGATGGGTGTGGGTGGGGCTTGCCGGAGCGGTGGGTCTCGTCCTGGTCGTCGCGACGGGCCGGGCTCAGACCACCGCGAAAGGGGATCTGGCGCTCGGCGAAAGCGTCTACAAGGAGATCTGCTTCTCCTGCCACGGGGGAAAAGGAGACGGTAAGGGCCCGTCCTGGCTGAACACCATGCCGCGGCCCCAGGTCTTCATCAATACCAACTATATGGCTCGGCTGACCGACCAGTACCTGTTCGACGTGGTCAAGTACGGCAAGCTTGCCGTAATCAAGCGAGAGCGCAAGGAGGGCGCTCCCTTTCAGGCCCTGGCCATGCCCTCCTTTGGGCATCTCTTCGACGACTCCGAAATCCGCGAGCTGATCGCGTTCGAGCGAGCATTTCGGACCGGCGCCCCGCAATCGCCGACATGGCGAGAAATCTTCGAAGATGCCTGCGCGACATGTCACGGGAAAGGGGGACGGGGCGACGGGCCGCGAGCGAGTTCTCAGCAGCCAGCCCCGGCCGGTTTCGTGAGCGAAGTCCAGCCGGCCCCGGCCGACTACCACGACTCCCGGTTCATGGACCGCTTCTCGGACGACTATCTGCTCGCGTTAATCAAGCACGGGCGCATGGGAGCCACCGAGGTAGCGGGCTTCGACACCATGCAACCCTACGGCCACGTCCTGTCCGACGACGAGATCTGGGGCGTGGTGCGCTATATCCGGGAAACCTTCGTGAACGCGAGGAAACCATGA
- a CDS encoding redoxin domain-containing protein, with protein MMRAVAALLAFVAMVGLPAPGRADSPDPFEALGLVRFGSGIKAPDFALKALTGEPVSLSSPSGSAALLVFWATW; from the coding sequence ATGATGCGCGCGGTCGCGGCCCTGCTGGCCTTCGTCGCGATGGTGGGGCTGCCGGCCCCGGGTCGGGCAGACTCTCCGGATCCGTTCGAGGCCCTGGGCTTGGTGCGCTTTGGCAGCGGGATCAAAGCTCCGGACTTCGCCCTGAAGGCGCTCACCGGCGAGCCGGTGAGCCTCTCCTCGCCATCGGGCTCGGCGGCGCTCCTCGTCTTCTGGGCCACGTGGTGA